A window of the Euzebya pacifica genome harbors these coding sequences:
- a CDS encoding NAD-dependent epimerase/dehydratase family protein, giving the protein MSARTALVIGGTGPTGPPLVDGLVERGFDTTIFHTGRHELPDGPDVPHLHGDPYSADGIADALGGRRFDVVVATYGRVRLLAEHVAGRCDHFLAVGGTPVYEGYVEPHLHFPTGMDMPVREDRHPLVPTEDIPDAHYRTAAIRRTEDTVFELGTRGAFDATYLRYPTVYGPRNPHAWEWTVVRRVLDGRPWMILSDDGRGIHSRAGARNAAHAILCAIDHPSAAAGKAYNVADEDLVSIRQWAELTAEAAGGSLGIRSLPGELPSPGWGVIAFGYKGTPSCVLDTTRLREDLGYRDVMSLRDGIAETVEWMLANREQMDANPNLVDPFDYDAEDALMAAYDRAMADLAPYTEPFTSGMKRMPVPQTAKGSKAGDTAGDTAGTSS; this is encoded by the coding sequence ATGAGCGCACGGACCGCACTGGTCATCGGCGGCACCGGACCGACCGGGCCACCCCTGGTCGACGGGCTGGTCGAGCGAGGGTTCGACACGACGATCTTCCACACGGGCCGCCACGAGCTGCCCGACGGACCCGACGTGCCCCACCTGCACGGCGACCCCTACAGCGCCGACGGCATCGCCGACGCGCTGGGAGGCCGCCGCTTCGACGTGGTCGTGGCGACCTACGGGCGGGTCCGGCTGCTGGCCGAGCACGTCGCCGGCAGGTGCGACCACTTCCTGGCCGTGGGCGGCACACCGGTCTACGAGGGCTACGTCGAACCCCACCTCCACTTCCCCACCGGCATGGACATGCCCGTGCGGGAGGATCGCCACCCGTTGGTGCCGACCGAGGACATCCCCGACGCCCACTACCGCACGGCGGCGATCCGTCGGACCGAGGACACCGTCTTCGAGCTCGGCACCCGCGGGGCGTTCGACGCGACCTACCTGCGCTACCCGACGGTCTACGGGCCGAGGAACCCGCACGCGTGGGAGTGGACGGTCGTCCGCCGTGTGCTCGACGGTCGGCCGTGGATGATCCTGTCCGACGACGGGCGGGGCATCCACTCCCGAGCGGGTGCACGCAACGCCGCCCACGCGATCCTCTGCGCGATCGACCACCCGTCCGCGGCGGCCGGCAAGGCCTACAACGTCGCCGACGAGGACCTGGTCAGCATCCGGCAGTGGGCCGAGCTGACCGCCGAGGCGGCCGGCGGGTCGCTGGGCATCCGCTCGTTGCCCGGCGAGCTGCCGAGCCCCGGCTGGGGCGTCATCGCCTTCGGCTACAAGGGCACCCCGAGCTGTGTGCTGGACACCACCCGGCTGCGCGAGGACCTGGGCTACCGCGACGTGATGTCGCTGCGGGACGGCATCGCCGAGACGGTGGAGTGGATGCTGGCCAACCGCGAGCAGATGGACGCCAACCCCAACCTCGTCGACCCGTTCGACTACGACGCCGAGGACGCGCTGATGGCCGCCTACGACCGGGCCATGGCTGACCTGGCCCCGTACACCGAGCCGTTCACCAGCGGCATGAAGCGCATGCCGGTGCCGCAGACCGCGAAGGGCTCGAAGGCCGGCGACACCGCCGGCGACACGGCGGGGACCTCGTCGTGA
- a CDS encoding FAS1-like dehydratase domain-containing protein: protein MIGLEELRDRVLGRELEGGTWTPLDYEAWLAADAMLAPPPQDGAMHPMMVFHATVRAVAYTIGELFELFDCPLEDGPMLGEMDLHQHRPLQVGETYAVQPTIVDVVRKEGRSGTFDLIATEFVVRGDDGEAAATLRNTYVCPRRA, encoded by the coding sequence GTGATCGGGCTGGAGGAGCTGCGCGACCGGGTGCTCGGCCGCGAGCTGGAGGGTGGCACGTGGACGCCGCTGGACTACGAGGCATGGCTGGCGGCCGACGCCATGCTGGCCCCGCCCCCGCAGGACGGCGCGATGCACCCGATGATGGTCTTCCATGCCACCGTGCGGGCCGTCGCCTACACCATCGGCGAGCTGTTCGAGCTGTTCGACTGCCCGTTGGAGGACGGCCCGATGCTGGGCGAGATGGACCTGCACCAGCACCGCCCGCTGCAGGTGGGCGAGACCTACGCGGTCCAGCCGACGATCGTCGACGTCGTCCGCAAGGAGGGCCGCAGCGGCACCTTCGACCTGATCGCCACCGAGTTCGTGGTGCGTGGCGACGACGGCGAAGCGGCCGCCACCCTCCGCAACACCTACGTCTGCCCGAGGAGGGCGTGA
- a CDS encoding MaoC/PaaZ C-terminal domain-containing protein: MTTPIVGEAITPLHIDGVDGQQIKTMAALLRDPNPIHFDTDVTRALGMGDRAVNQGPTNVGYVATALMAWAGGGPECIRHLKVRLAGNVFAGDRLTAGGTVESLSEEDGTTVATCTVWLRRDDDTVVVTGTAEVAL; this comes from the coding sequence ATGACGACCCCGATCGTTGGCGAGGCGATCACCCCGCTGCACATCGACGGCGTGGACGGCCAGCAGATCAAGACCATGGCCGCCCTGCTGCGCGACCCCAACCCAATCCACTTCGACACCGACGTCACCCGGGCGCTGGGCATGGGCGATCGTGCGGTCAACCAGGGGCCGACCAACGTCGGTTACGTGGCCACCGCGCTGATGGCGTGGGCCGGCGGCGGCCCCGAGTGCATCCGCCACCTGAAGGTCCGCCTGGCCGGGAACGTCTTCGCCGGCGACCGCCTGACCGCCGGCGGCACCGTCGAGTCCCTCTCGGAGGAGGACGGCACCACCGTCGCCACCTGCACCGTGTGGCTGCGCCGCGACGACGACACCGTCGTGGTCACCGGCACCGCCGAAGTGGCCCTGTAG
- a CDS encoding AMP-binding protein: protein MINIGRIPTKWAHLDGEREALIDVPSGRRMTFAALDEYVRRLANGLRDELGLEQGDRVAVLSRNSIEYQALYFACGRAGLITQPLNWRLGEVELGKILADGDPAAIVVAEEFRDVAETLAGELDIPHVLAVAPDGSGSLAELVARAGDHEPPWADGVGEDDPLFILYTGGTTGRSKGALHSHRSAWMGMLNQTVAERIVPTDVYMLTGQMFHIPVVLSMNYLAHGCPVVLINFEPRLALEVIQRERVSAFLGITTMLSWMMDVEDFDDFDLSSLRNIQYGGGPMPSAVVKRALEAFPCTLIQGYGQTEGTTMTFLSQEVHADAVEGINPHRLKSCGREGFVTDVRVVGFDGEPVPRDGETTGEIIVRSPANMLGYWQQPEQTAQTLRDGWMWTGDMATWDADGFVYIVDRAKDMIISGGENIYSVQVEEAINAHPAVLECAVIGVPDDVWGENVHAVVVLRKGHEATERDIIDAAREHLASYQKPKSVEFVDALPKAPTGKILKRELRKQHWDDAGRTV, encoded by the coding sequence GTGATCAACATCGGCCGCATCCCGACCAAGTGGGCCCACCTCGACGGTGAACGCGAAGCCCTCATCGACGTCCCCAGCGGGCGACGGATGACCTTCGCCGCGCTCGACGAGTACGTCCGGCGGCTCGCCAACGGGCTTCGCGACGAGCTCGGGCTCGAGCAGGGGGACCGAGTTGCGGTCCTGTCCCGCAACTCCATCGAGTACCAGGCCCTCTACTTCGCCTGCGGCCGGGCCGGGCTGATCACCCAGCCGCTGAACTGGCGGCTGGGTGAGGTCGAGCTGGGGAAGATCCTCGCCGACGGCGATCCCGCCGCGATCGTCGTGGCCGAGGAGTTCCGGGACGTCGCCGAGACCCTTGCCGGCGAGCTCGACATCCCCCACGTCCTGGCCGTCGCCCCCGACGGCAGCGGCAGCCTCGCCGAGCTCGTCGCCCGCGCCGGCGACCACGAGCCCCCGTGGGCCGACGGCGTCGGGGAGGACGACCCCCTCTTCATCCTCTACACCGGAGGCACCACCGGACGGTCCAAGGGCGCGCTGCACTCCCACCGCAGCGCCTGGATGGGCATGCTCAACCAGACCGTCGCCGAGCGGATCGTGCCGACCGACGTCTACATGCTGACCGGGCAGATGTTCCACATCCCCGTGGTGCTGTCGATGAACTACCTGGCGCACGGCTGCCCGGTGGTGCTGATCAACTTCGAGCCTCGCCTGGCCCTGGAGGTCATCCAGCGCGAGCGGGTGTCGGCCTTTCTCGGCATCACCACGATGCTCAGCTGGATGATGGACGTCGAGGACTTCGACGACTTCGACCTGTCCAGCCTGCGCAACATCCAGTACGGCGGCGGACCGATGCCGAGCGCCGTGGTCAAGCGCGCGCTCGAGGCCTTCCCGTGCACCCTCATCCAGGGGTACGGGCAGACGGAGGGCACGACGATGACGTTCCTGTCCCAGGAGGTCCACGCCGACGCGGTCGAGGGCATCAACCCGCACCGGCTGAAGTCCTGCGGTCGGGAGGGGTTTGTCACCGACGTGCGCGTGGTCGGGTTCGACGGCGAGCCGGTCCCGCGGGACGGCGAGACGACCGGTGAGATCATCGTGCGCTCACCCGCGAACATGCTGGGCTACTGGCAGCAGCCGGAGCAGACCGCGCAGACATTGCGCGACGGCTGGATGTGGACCGGCGACATGGCGACGTGGGACGCCGACGGGTTCGTCTACATCGTCGACCGCGCCAAGGACATGATCATCTCGGGCGGCGAGAACATCTACTCGGTGCAGGTCGAGGAGGCGATCAACGCCCATCCCGCCGTGCTGGAGTGCGCCGTCATCGGCGTCCCCGACGACGTGTGGGGCGAGAACGTCCACGCCGTCGTCGTGCTTCGCAAGGGCCACGAGGCCACCGAGCGCGACATCATCGACGCCGCCCGCGAACACCTCGCGTCCTACCAGAAGCCCAAGAGCGTGGAGTTCGTCGACGCGCTGCCCAAGGCGCCGACCGGCAAGATCCTCAAGCGCGAGCTCCGCAAGCAGCACTGGGACGACGCCGGCCGGACGGTGTAG
- a CDS encoding phytoene desaturase family protein, whose amino-acid sequence MQNYDVIVIGAGAAGLSAAALLAKEGKSVLVVERSPFLGGRGMATPDEGYELNLGAHLMEDSGSGLTRIFEHVGKTLGHGPSNTDMPVWNHETEQWGSIRDRYSGSKDELKAVIKALVDTPYEELERWDDRPMRAWIQQYTNHQGVIDLFEFITVMECMTEDWWDHSASENLFVRKMHYEEKNTAAYSYWPVGGWQKLFTDLRDAIEENGGEVRLGQPVSRVLMDGGEVKGVALPRAGAVLPNEIFHEDEVRAPVVISTLPVWHVLNIVDEHALPEWYVDQIKQMAQDKNRISWAGLYMATEEPIPVLDRQEIATWLHSPVARASGFMFEMSALDESVAPDGKHLYVMGAMLHGFGRNGDMGFVKQKFDEFEQDVETMWPGLADHVFKRRHLVYDPSFGVIQKPGLVGSFRPHWKAPNIQGLYFASETFKSRGIGIDRAARAGLSAVEDILGRRLWPLDEGFRY is encoded by the coding sequence ATGCAGAACTACGACGTCATCGTGATCGGAGCGGGAGCCGCCGGGCTGTCCGCAGCCGCGCTGCTGGCCAAGGAGGGGAAGTCCGTCCTCGTCGTCGAGCGCAGCCCCTTCCTCGGCGGCCGCGGCATGGCCACCCCCGACGAGGGCTACGAGCTGAACCTCGGCGCCCACCTCATGGAGGACTCCGGGTCGGGCCTGACGCGGATCTTCGAGCACGTCGGCAAGACGCTGGGCCACGGCCCCTCCAACACCGACATGCCCGTGTGGAACCACGAGACCGAGCAGTGGGGTTCCATCCGCGACCGCTACTCCGGCTCCAAGGACGAGCTGAAGGCCGTGATCAAGGCGCTCGTCGACACCCCCTACGAGGAGCTCGAGCGCTGGGACGACCGGCCCATGCGCGCGTGGATCCAGCAGTACACCAACCACCAGGGCGTCATCGACCTGTTCGAGTTCATCACCGTCATGGAGTGCATGACCGAGGACTGGTGGGACCACTCGGCGTCGGAGAACCTCTTCGTGCGCAAGATGCACTACGAGGAGAAGAACACCGCGGCGTACTCCTACTGGCCGGTGGGCGGCTGGCAGAAGCTGTTCACCGACCTGCGCGACGCCATCGAGGAGAACGGTGGCGAGGTTCGGCTCGGACAGCCGGTCAGCCGCGTGCTGATGGATGGTGGCGAGGTGAAGGGTGTCGCCCTGCCCCGCGCCGGTGCGGTGCTGCCCAACGAGATCTTCCACGAGGACGAGGTCCGCGCACCCGTCGTCATCTCCACGCTGCCCGTGTGGCACGTCCTCAACATCGTCGACGAGCATGCCCTGCCGGAGTGGTACGTCGACCAGATCAAGCAGATGGCGCAGGACAAGAACCGCATCTCGTGGGCCGGCCTGTACATGGCCACCGAGGAACCGATCCCGGTGCTGGACCGCCAGGAGATCGCGACGTGGCTGCACTCCCCCGTCGCCCGCGCCTCCGGCTTCATGTTCGAGATGTCGGCCCTGGACGAATCGGTCGCCCCCGACGGCAAGCACCTCTACGTGATGGGTGCGATGCTCCACGGGTTCGGACGAAACGGCGACATGGGATTCGTCAAGCAGAAGTTCGACGAGTTCGAGCAGGACGTCGAGACGATGTGGCCGGGCCTCGCCGACCACGTCTTCAAGCGCCGCCACCTGGTCTACGACCCCTCCTTCGGCGTCATCCAGAAGCCCGGACTGGTCGGCAGCTTCCGTCCGCACTGGAAGGCCCCCAACATCCAGGGCCTGTACTTCGCGTCGGAGACCTTCAAGTCCCGCGGCATCGGCATCGACCGGGCCGCACGTGCCGGCCTGTCGGCGGTGGAGGACATCCTCGGCCGTCGCCTGTGGCCGCTCGACGAGGGCTTCCGGTACTGA
- a CDS encoding VOC family protein: protein MRDVVGRLGVVRVDHVAVAVRSIEAAVPLFRDLLGGEFLHGGNEPEPLGIRTIQLAMPNDLRIELLQPCTPDSYLHAVLDKRGEGVHHITVFVADIHVALAALEEAGIETVDTDLETDPTWLQTYVRPRSGFGIVWQIVQSADDWSVPQGIASLEAVLAGGVDWATNRVARSDGDAGSTPS, encoded by the coding sequence ATGCGCGACGTCGTCGGGCGGCTGGGCGTGGTCCGCGTGGACCACGTCGCGGTCGCCGTCCGGTCCATCGAGGCCGCCGTACCGCTGTTCCGCGACCTGCTGGGCGGCGAGTTCCTGCACGGCGGCAACGAGCCGGAACCGCTGGGCATCCGCACGATCCAGCTGGCGATGCCGAACGACCTGCGCATCGAGCTGCTCCAGCCCTGCACCCCCGACAGCTACCTCCACGCCGTCCTCGACAAGCGTGGCGAGGGCGTGCACCACATCACCGTCTTCGTCGCCGACATCCATGTGGCGCTGGCCGCGCTGGAGGAGGCCGGCATCGAGACGGTCGACACGGACCTCGAGACCGACCCGACGTGGCTGCAGACCTACGTCCGCCCGCGTTCGGGGTTCGGGATCGTCTGGCAGATCGTGCAGTCCGCCGACGACTGGAGCGTCCCCCAGGGCATCGCCTCGCTGGAGGCGGTCCTGGCCGGAGGGGTCGACTGGGCCACCAACCGGGTGGCCCGCAGCGACGGGGACGCGGGCAGCACACCGTCGTGA
- a CDS encoding TetR/AcrR family transcriptional regulator — MPADRAPRGTREAPRRKDEVLAAATRVFHAKGYATASIQDVADELGILKGSLYYYIDSKEDLLFDIIDRVHRDTVERLEEWLEVEGDPLVQLRAYLEQQVQAYCRDVQQVGVFLNDFAHLSEARRATILAERDRFDAALRDLLRRGVESGSMAADVDPKLTAMAVFGMMNWISTWWREDGPSTPEQVARQFTDLVLAGVVGPASGSRSDLGRPAS, encoded by the coding sequence ATGCCTGCCGACCGCGCCCCCCGAGGCACCCGCGAAGCCCCACGCCGCAAGGACGAGGTGCTCGCCGCCGCCACCCGTGTGTTCCACGCCAAGGGCTACGCGACCGCGTCGATCCAGGACGTCGCCGACGAGCTCGGCATCCTCAAGGGCAGCCTCTACTACTACATCGACTCCAAGGAGGACCTGCTCTTCGACATCATCGACCGGGTCCACCGTGACACCGTCGAACGGCTCGAGGAGTGGCTCGAGGTCGAGGGTGACCCGCTGGTGCAGCTGCGGGCCTACCTCGAGCAGCAGGTGCAGGCGTACTGCCGGGACGTGCAGCAGGTCGGCGTGTTCCTCAACGACTTCGCCCATCTGTCGGAGGCGCGCCGAGCGACGATCCTGGCCGAACGCGACCGGTTCGACGCGGCCCTGCGCGACCTGCTGCGTCGAGGCGTCGAGTCCGGATCCATGGCCGCCGACGTCGACCCGAAGCTGACGGCCATGGCCGTCTTCGGGATGATGAACTGGATCAGCACCTGGTGGCGCGAGGACGGGCCGAGCACTCCCGAACAGGTCGCCCGGCAGTTCACCGACCTCGTGCTGGCCGGTGTCGTCGGCCCGGCCAGCGGGTCCCGAAGCGACCTGGGGCGCCCGGCGTCCTGA
- a CDS encoding ATP-binding protein has translation MNVGAGAAVPSQDALSASPFRVRTSGGRPLGRDDELGVLLRVAEEARRGHDARIVLVSGDAGIGKSTVVDTFVAGLEGARVLRGECLDTGAGQLPYAATVQAIRPVLRDPEQWGVEISAAARVSLSRLVPDLLGAEGMTSRVDALGQDQLVEHLLGVVEQAAAACPLLVLVIEDVHWCDPASRDVLGYLLANLGGVRALVVMTARTTEIGRGHPARPLLDTVTRSPRATRLDLGPLDAAALLSLLRDRVMDARELGDVMDRSGGNPLYALELANGHGALTDQLADLLLARFDGCAQRTKQVLRILAAVGGPVDHVVLLEVSSLAPDELDAAVREAIERHLLIVDGVAYRLRHALIADAIEAGSLPSELLAVHSALADRLLQGGGIDAEDAAELARHLRVAGRRDEELEAAFRAATHARTVFAYRDARLSLERVAELWHLVPDAEARVGTDLPGVMQAASQCALADLDERRTVALATKGLELLGDAEQDRERAAALHTLVGRGHDLDWERSEPAFRTALSLVRDQRTPLRARVEAAFSTAMMKQGIFGEGEALAAHAAEVAEAVGEQTAWAEALITLATIRGQRGDAAESARLFARARRVAEDAGAVVQQMRAASGHSGILANQGAFEAAIEECQRAVDLAEAHGLGRTRGMDLRINLLGPSIDLGRLEEALAIGLEAMVLAPEGAARGGLLTQTGMAAIRSGDVRLARWLMEEADREMASSRQIWFQCFWGQLATEVALAEGDHETAVARVRVAFTAATDPDGPAFWAGEVGALYAEAVRAAGIDEDLDPVVRAVRDRAATGETRVHAGERMRLEAMALVSRGGDPKAVIERWNDALACYEAMPMPQRVAMCLLELGELHLRVGDRPAARTALARAARTAKDIGARPLLRRAKELLARHGLSTPTVEHTGVSATGQPEPATGRWQQTGHGWVIGLRDTSAVVPDAKGVRDIAVLLDNSGQDVHVFDLTGSGVLERRLEVIDDQARRRYARRIVELDERAALAAHHGDEATLETVRAERGWLVGQLRASAGLGHRTRLGADGEEKARQAVGARIRYAIKRIDEVCPDLADHLRRSIDLGVHCRYDPEVEVCWDVRTS, from the coding sequence GTGAACGTGGGTGCAGGGGCAGCAGTGCCGTCGCAGGACGCCTTGTCTGCGTCGCCGTTCCGTGTGCGCACCAGCGGGGGCAGGCCGCTCGGTCGTGACGACGAGCTCGGGGTCCTCCTCCGCGTCGCAGAGGAGGCCCGACGGGGCCACGACGCACGGATCGTCCTGGTCTCCGGCGACGCGGGGATCGGCAAGAGCACGGTGGTCGACACCTTCGTCGCTGGGCTCGAGGGCGCACGCGTGCTCCGCGGCGAGTGCCTCGACACCGGCGCCGGTCAGCTGCCCTACGCCGCCACCGTCCAGGCGATCCGTCCCGTCCTGCGAGACCCAGAGCAGTGGGGGGTCGAGATCAGCGCCGCCGCCAGGGTCTCGCTGAGCCGTTTGGTCCCTGACCTGCTGGGCGCGGAGGGGATGACGAGCCGCGTCGACGCCCTCGGCCAGGACCAGCTCGTGGAGCACCTGCTCGGGGTGGTCGAGCAGGCGGCCGCTGCGTGTCCCCTGCTGGTGCTGGTCATCGAGGACGTCCACTGGTGCGACCCAGCCAGCCGCGACGTCCTTGGCTACCTGCTCGCCAACCTCGGTGGCGTCCGGGCCCTCGTCGTGATGACGGCCCGGACGACCGAGATCGGGCGCGGGCACCCGGCCAGGCCGTTGCTGGACACCGTCACCCGTTCGCCACGGGCAACCAGGCTCGACCTCGGCCCGCTCGACGCGGCGGCCCTGCTGTCCCTGCTGCGCGACCGGGTCATGGACGCCCGTGAGCTCGGCGACGTCATGGACCGCTCCGGAGGCAACCCGCTGTACGCCCTGGAGCTGGCGAACGGGCACGGGGCGCTGACCGACCAGCTGGCCGACCTCCTGCTCGCCCGGTTCGACGGGTGCGCCCAGCGGACCAAGCAGGTCCTGCGCATCCTTGCCGCCGTCGGCGGGCCGGTCGACCACGTCGTGCTGCTCGAGGTCAGCAGCCTGGCGCCCGACGAGCTCGACGCGGCCGTGCGCGAGGCGATCGAACGCCACCTGCTGATCGTCGACGGGGTGGCGTACCGGCTGCGCCATGCCCTCATCGCGGATGCGATCGAGGCCGGTTCCCTGCCGAGCGAGCTCCTGGCGGTCCACAGCGCGCTCGCCGACCGCCTCCTGCAGGGTGGCGGGATCGACGCCGAGGATGCCGCCGAGCTGGCGAGGCATCTCCGCGTCGCCGGTCGTCGTGACGAGGAGCTCGAGGCGGCGTTCCGTGCGGCGACACATGCACGGACGGTGTTCGCCTACAGGGATGCCCGGCTGTCCCTCGAACGGGTCGCTGAGCTGTGGCACCTGGTGCCCGACGCCGAGGCCCGGGTCGGCACCGACCTTCCCGGCGTCATGCAGGCCGCCTCCCAGTGCGCGCTCGCCGACCTCGACGAGCGTCGCACGGTCGCGCTGGCCACGAAGGGGCTGGAGCTCCTCGGTGATGCCGAGCAGGACCGCGAACGGGCAGCCGCGCTGCACACGCTGGTCGGCCGCGGCCACGACCTCGACTGGGAACGGTCCGAGCCCGCGTTCCGGACGGCGTTGTCCCTCGTGCGCGACCAGCGGACCCCCCTTCGTGCCCGCGTCGAGGCCGCCTTCTCCACCGCGATGATGAAGCAGGGCATCTTCGGTGAGGGCGAGGCCCTTGCCGCCCACGCTGCCGAGGTCGCCGAGGCCGTCGGGGAGCAGACCGCATGGGCAGAGGCGCTCATCACCCTGGCCACCATCCGGGGGCAACGCGGCGACGCAGCGGAGTCGGCTCGCCTCTTCGCCCGGGCTCGCCGCGTCGCAGAGGACGCCGGTGCCGTGGTGCAGCAGATGCGGGCCGCGAGCGGGCACAGCGGGATCCTGGCCAATCAGGGTGCCTTCGAGGCGGCAATCGAGGAGTGTCAGCGGGCGGTGGACCTCGCGGAGGCCCATGGCCTCGGGCGCACGCGCGGCATGGACCTGCGCATCAACCTGCTGGGCCCTTCCATCGACCTCGGCCGCCTCGAGGAGGCCCTCGCGATCGGCCTGGAGGCGATGGTCCTGGCGCCGGAGGGAGCGGCGCGGGGCGGCCTGCTGACCCAGACCGGCATGGCGGCGATCCGCAGCGGCGACGTCCGCCTGGCCCGCTGGCTGATGGAGGAGGCCGACCGCGAGATGGCGAGCTCCCGGCAGATCTGGTTCCAGTGCTTCTGGGGACAGCTCGCCACCGAGGTCGCGCTGGCCGAGGGCGACCACGAGACGGCCGTGGCGCGTGTCCGTGTGGCGTTCACCGCGGCGACCGACCCGGACGGGCCCGCGTTCTGGGCCGGCGAGGTCGGGGCCCTGTACGCCGAGGCCGTGCGGGCCGCAGGCATCGACGAGGACCTCGACCCGGTGGTCCGTGCCGTCCGCGACCGGGCGGCCACGGGCGAGACCCGTGTGCACGCGGGGGAACGGATGCGGCTCGAGGCGATGGCGCTCGTGTCCCGCGGCGGTGATCCGAAGGCGGTGATCGAACGCTGGAACGACGCGTTGGCGTGCTACGAGGCGATGCCCATGCCCCAGCGCGTCGCCATGTGCCTGCTGGAGCTCGGCGAGCTGCACCTCCGGGTCGGGGATCGCCCTGCGGCACGCACGGCCCTGGCGCGTGCGGCCCGGACCGCGAAGGACATCGGTGCGCGGCCGCTCCTGCGGCGAGCCAAGGAGCTACTCGCCCGGCACGGGCTGAGCACTCCGACCGTCGAGCACACCGGCGTCAGCGCCACCGGGCAGCCGGAACCCGCTACCGGACGCTGGCAGCAGACCGGTCACGGTTGGGTCATCGGCCTCCGCGACACGAGCGCCGTGGTGCCCGACGCCAAGGGCGTGCGCGACATCGCGGTCCTCCTCGACAACAGCGGCCAGGACGTCCACGTCTTCGACCTGACCGGGTCCGGCGTCCTCGAACGACGGCTCGAGGTCATCGACGACCAGGCGCGTCGACGCTACGCCCGCAGGATCGTCGAGCTCGACGAACGGGCGGCCCTGGCGGCGCACCACGGTGACGAGGCGACGCTGGAGACGGTTCGGGCCGAACGGGGCTGGTTGGTCGGGCAGCTCCGGGCGTCGGCCGGCCTCGGCCACCGAACCCGGCTCGGCGCCGACGGGGAGGAGAAGGCCCGCCAGGCGGTCGGTGCCCGCATCCGTTACGCGATCAAGCGGATCGACGAGGTCTGCCCCGATCTCGCCGACCACCTGCGACGCAGCATCGACCTGGGCGTGCACTGCCGGTACGACCCCGAGGTCGAGGTCTGCTGGGACGTCCGGACCAGCTGA
- a CDS encoding nuclear transport factor 2 family protein — protein MPDSPASEPRPTNPRATVEAYFAAVNARDFDALAALFAEDATFSPVGSRDRQGRADIAAYYPPLLAGFERGTDTPTRISVADRVVTVEIGFEGRTVGGADIAFDAVDVFDIDEDGHIARLSLWYDTRDVARQVRAANG, from the coding sequence GTGCCCGATTCGCCCGCTTCCGAGCCCCGTCCCACCAACCCTCGCGCCACTGTCGAGGCCTACTTCGCTGCCGTCAACGCGCGTGACTTCGACGCCCTGGCGGCGCTGTTCGCGGAGGATGCGACGTTCAGCCCGGTGGGGTCGCGCGACCGGCAGGGGCGAGCGGACATCGCGGCCTACTACCCGCCGTTGCTGGCCGGGTTCGAACGCGGCACCGACACACCCACCCGGATCTCCGTCGCCGACCGGGTCGTGACCGTCGAGATCGGGTTCGAGGGGCGAACCGTGGGCGGTGCCGACATCGCCTTCGACGCCGTCGACGTGTTCGACATCGACGAGGACGGCCACATCGCACGACTCAGCCTCTGGTACGACACCCGCGACGTCGCCCGCCAGGTCCGAGCCGCCAACGGGTGA